One genomic region from Epinephelus fuscoguttatus linkage group LG8, E.fuscoguttatus.final_Chr_v1 encodes:
- the psenen gene encoding gamma-secretase subunit PEN-2: MNLERLPNEEKLSLCRKYYLGGFAFLPFLWLVNVVWFFKEAFVKPVYTEQLQIKTYVKRSALGLLLWVAVLTTWITIFQHFRAEWGEVGDYLSFTIPLGIP, from the exons ATGAACCTGGAACGGCTGCCCAATGAGGAGAAACTCAGCCTGTGCAGAAAATATTATTTAG gtgGCTTTGCATTCCTTCCATTCCTCTGGCTGGTCAATGTTGTTTGGTTCTTTAAGGAGGCTTTTGTAAAGCCAGTCTACACTGAACAGCTCCAGATCAAAACTT ACGTGAAGCGGTCGGCCCTAGGGTTGCTGTTATGGGTAGCAGTACTCACCACATGGATTACTATTTTCCAGCACTTCAGAGCAGAGTGGGGGGAGGTGGGAGATTACCTCTCCTTTACTATCCCATTGGGCATTCCTTGA
- the hspb6 gene encoding heat shock protein beta-6 isoform X1 — MDFILPPTLPAGGIPWEKILPPLIPRLNGTYGQHNWSPKLLLPETDNTSSAEVNCDDSGFTVQVDVKHFNPEDLMVKVIGDFVEVQGKHEEKKKDGPGVTTRQFNRRYRIPKGVDTMALESAVSPDGILIISAPMLHTHDSRTLTSSQ; from the exons ATGGACTTCATCCTGCCACCCACTCTGCCAGCTGGGGGTATCCCATGGGAGAAGATTTTACCACCTCTTATTCCTCGGCTGAATGGGACTTATGGGCAACATAATTGGTCCCCTAAACTACTCTTACCAGAGACTGATAACACCAGCTCTGCAGAG GTGAACTGTGACGACAGCGGTTTTACAGTTCAAGTGGATGTGAAGCACTTCAACCCAGAGGACCTCATGGTCAAAGTGATAGGAGACTTTGTGGAGGTGCAAGGCAAGCATGAAGAAAAGAAG AAGGATGGCCCAGGGGTTACGACACGCCAGTTCAACCGCCGCTACCGAATCCCAAAGGGAGTGGACACCATGGCTTTGGAGTCAGCAGTCTCTCCAGATGGCATCCTCATCATATCTGCACCAATGCTGCACACCCATGACTCCAGAACCCTGACTTCATCACAATaa
- the hspb6 gene encoding heat shock protein beta-6 isoform X2 yields MDFILPPTLPAGGIPWEKILPPLIPRLNGTYGQHNWSPKLLLPETDNTSSAEVNCDDSGFTVQVDVKHFNPEDLMVKVIGDFVEVQGKHEEKKDGPGVTTRQFNRRYRIPKGVDTMALESAVSPDGILIISAPMLHTHDSRTLTSSQ; encoded by the exons ATGGACTTCATCCTGCCACCCACTCTGCCAGCTGGGGGTATCCCATGGGAGAAGATTTTACCACCTCTTATTCCTCGGCTGAATGGGACTTATGGGCAACATAATTGGTCCCCTAAACTACTCTTACCAGAGACTGATAACACCAGCTCTGCAGAG GTGAACTGTGACGACAGCGGTTTTACAGTTCAAGTGGATGTGAAGCACTTCAACCCAGAGGACCTCATGGTCAAAGTGATAGGAGACTTTGTGGAGGTGCAAGGCAAGCATGAAGAAAAGAAG GATGGCCCAGGGGTTACGACACGCCAGTTCAACCGCCGCTACCGAATCCCAAAGGGAGTGGACACCATGGCTTTGGAGTCAGCAGTCTCTCCAGATGGCATCCTCATCATATCTGCACCAATGCTGCACACCCATGACTCCAGAACCCTGACTTCATCACAATaa
- the proser3 gene encoding proline and serine-rich protein 3 isoform X2: MKSSEPVFTRQNPFQPASRLGRTHYHPSRNQPLSNKKKKTTLSPVRLNKRSNSHTLSPESQQLLEHRDQHFTATDGQPVFTESWPSTDCGSSPISSANSSDMETPKQCAKAGKSTVSSERGVQQESVMAKYVERFRHGRPQSREERQQMPSATGEKQVPFWWMSPPSFPFSSTPTKTTDEDHGPEIFNPAGQRRHDRSLSPCSVLSDTYQGELDDTEILHLQEKASRLLLRGECTLSDGSVPVSSEGLACSDFSSPVSVDEPVRRPLIPSLIKSTAKASSDSVPAVSSQKSAVIPSLVIPARREDDILFQWRLRRKIEQAREWPPSLQNSSLHGPTFSWQAPNLSHPSASGQAYKQHQSTQPPELSHKATHPHITNPQPQTEKGNGSCPPASGPPHFPAFALSGPSGSHPQTVAHVPAHMHLLCDVLPCPIKTNISDSMAESQTKVVRKKTQVPGHSTNTFTDEPVRVPSPPPASSGAIQREQRNHDTRSVRNKTEKAQPRQSEKNEKNTVTSNTKQKTTRRSSHQRVSEKVRPRAEQQQQEGSQGFSRESCTGDNAPPPSPIHTALGQVVSEVLFPTLVSSPAQRTLDSSVSPPCTSPAPPQSSVPPCKAQNSVEVISQLLQEAEDSDEKEFEDDPLLQVLRKQRKWVKEQISQVDSMLNGFLEERQVT, from the exons ATGAAATCCAG TGAACCTGTGTTCACAAGGCAGAATCCTTTTCAGCCAGCATCCAGATTGGGAAGGACACACTACCACCCATCCCGCAACCAGCCCCtgtcaaataaaaagaaaaaaact ACTTTGAGTCCTGTACGTCTGAACAAGCGATCCAATTCACACACTCTGAGCCCAGAGAGCCAACAACTGCTTGAGCATCGTGACCAACACTTTACTGCCACAGATGGACAACCTGTTTTTACAGAGTCCTGGCCCTCCACCGACTGTGGATCTTCTCCTATCAGCAGTGCAAACTCATCTGACATGGAGACACCCAAACAGTGTGCAAAAGCAGGCAAATCCACAGTTTCATCAGAGCGAGGAGTTCAGCAGGAATCAGTGATGGCAAA GTACGTAGAACGCTTTCGTCATGGTCGACCGCAGAGTCGAGAGGAGCGCCAACAGATGCCTTCTGCCACTGGAGAGAAGCAGGTGCCTTTTTGGTGGATGTCACCCCCATCTTTCCCCTTTAGTTCAACACCAACTAAAACAACAGACGAAG ACCATGGACCTGAGATTTTCAATCCAGCTGGACAGCGTCGGCATGACAGATCCCTTTCCCCATGCAGT gTTTTGTCAGACACATATCAGGGTGAATTAGATGACACAGAGATACTACACCTTCAAGAAAAGGCCAGCAGACTTCTGCTGAGAGG TGAATGTACTCTGAGTGATGGATCTGTCCCTGTCAGCTCAGAGGGCCTGGCATGCTCAGATTTCTCTTCTCCAGTTAGTGTAGATGAGCCAGTGCGGAGACCTTTGATTCCCAGTTTAATCAAATCTACTG CGAAGGCCAGTTCAGACTCAGTTCCAGCTGTGTCCTCCCAAAAATCCGCTGTCATTCCTTCTCTGGTGATCCCCGCACGCCGGGAAGATGACATCTTGTTCCAGTGGCGTTTAAGGAGAAAGATTGAGCAGGCCAGGGAGTGGCCTCCGTCCCTGCAAAACTCAAGTCTTCATGGTCCTACATTTAGCTGGCAAGCTCCCAATTTAAGCCATCCCTCAGCCAGTGGACAGGCTTACAAG CAACACCAGAGTACCCAACCTCCTGAATTGTCACACAAAGCTACACATCCTCACATCACTAATCCCCAGCCACAAACTGAAAAGGGCAATGGATCATGTCCCCCAGCTTCAGGTCCACCTCACTTCCCTGCCTTTGCCCTCTCTGGCCCTTCAGGCTCTCACCCACAGACTGTTGCCCACGTTCCTGCCCACATGCATTTACTCTGTGATGTCTTGCCCTGTCccatcaaaacaaacatttcagacAGTATGGCTGAGTCTCAGACCAAAGTTGTCCGTAAAAAGACCCAAGTCCCTGGACACTCAACGAACACCTTCACTGATGAGCCTGTTCGTGTGCCATCCCCACCGCCTGCTTCATCTGGAGCTATACAAAGAGAGCAGCGTAATCACGACACAAGATCTGTGAGAAACAAGACCGAGAAAGCCCAGCCAAGACAGTCAGAGAAGAATGAGAAGAACACAGTGACGTCCAACACAAAGCAGAAGACAACAAG GAGATCTTCACATCAAAGAGTTTCTGAAAAGGTCAGGCCGAGGgcagaacaacagcaacaggagGGAAGCCAGGGGTTTTCCAGGGAGAGCTGCACTGGCGATAATGCGCCACCCCCTTCTCCAATCCACACTGCCTTAGGACAG GTAGTTTCAGAGGTATTGTTCCCCACGCTGGTGTCATCGCCTGCACAGAGGACCCTTGACTCGTCGGTTTCTCCTCCTTGCACTTCCCCTGCACCTCCACAATCTTCAGTTCCTCCATGCAAAGCACAAAACTCTGTAGAGGTCATttcacagctgctgcaagaaGCTGAAG attcagatgaaAAAGAGTTTGAAGATGACCCTTTATTACAAGTCCTCCGCAAGCAGAGAAAATGGGTGAAGGAGCAGATCag tcAAGTGGACTCTATGTTGAATGGATTCCTGGAGGAGCGACAAGTTACTTGA
- the proser3 gene encoding proline and serine-rich protein 3 isoform X1, with protein MKSSEPVFTRQNPFQPASRLGRTHYHPSRNQPLSNKKKKTTLSPVRLNKRSNSHTLSPESQQLLEHRDQHFTATDGQPVFTESWPSTDCGSSPISSANSSDMETPKQCAKAGKSTVSSERGVQQESVMAKYVERFRHGRPQSREERQQMPSATGEKQVPFWWMSPPSFPFSSTPTKTTDEDHGPEIFNPAGQRRHDRSLSPCSVLSDTYQGELDDTEILHLQEKASRLLLRGECTLSDGSVPVSSEGLACSDFSSPVSVDEPVRRPLIPSLIKSTAKASSDSVPAVSSQKSAVIPSLVIPARREDDILFQWRLRRKIEQAREWPPSLQNSSLHGPTFSWQAPNLSHPSASGQAYKQHQSTQPPELSHKATHPHITNPQPQTEKGNGSCPPASGPPHFPAFALSGPSGSHPQTVAHVPAHMHLLCDVLPCPIKTNISDSMAESQTKVVRKKTQVPGHSTNTFTDEPVRVPSPPPASSGAIQREQRNHDTRSVRNKTEKAQPRQSEKNEKNTVTSNTKQKTTRYTVNMEHADGPGSTNRRSSHQRVSEKVRPRAEQQQQEGSQGFSRESCTGDNAPPPSPIHTALGQVVSEVLFPTLVSSPAQRTLDSSVSPPCTSPAPPQSSVPPCKAQNSVEVISQLLQEAEDSDEKEFEDDPLLQVLRKQRKWVKEQISQVDSMLNGFLEERQVT; from the exons ATGAAATCCAG TGAACCTGTGTTCACAAGGCAGAATCCTTTTCAGCCAGCATCCAGATTGGGAAGGACACACTACCACCCATCCCGCAACCAGCCCCtgtcaaataaaaagaaaaaaact ACTTTGAGTCCTGTACGTCTGAACAAGCGATCCAATTCACACACTCTGAGCCCAGAGAGCCAACAACTGCTTGAGCATCGTGACCAACACTTTACTGCCACAGATGGACAACCTGTTTTTACAGAGTCCTGGCCCTCCACCGACTGTGGATCTTCTCCTATCAGCAGTGCAAACTCATCTGACATGGAGACACCCAAACAGTGTGCAAAAGCAGGCAAATCCACAGTTTCATCAGAGCGAGGAGTTCAGCAGGAATCAGTGATGGCAAA GTACGTAGAACGCTTTCGTCATGGTCGACCGCAGAGTCGAGAGGAGCGCCAACAGATGCCTTCTGCCACTGGAGAGAAGCAGGTGCCTTTTTGGTGGATGTCACCCCCATCTTTCCCCTTTAGTTCAACACCAACTAAAACAACAGACGAAG ACCATGGACCTGAGATTTTCAATCCAGCTGGACAGCGTCGGCATGACAGATCCCTTTCCCCATGCAGT gTTTTGTCAGACACATATCAGGGTGAATTAGATGACACAGAGATACTACACCTTCAAGAAAAGGCCAGCAGACTTCTGCTGAGAGG TGAATGTACTCTGAGTGATGGATCTGTCCCTGTCAGCTCAGAGGGCCTGGCATGCTCAGATTTCTCTTCTCCAGTTAGTGTAGATGAGCCAGTGCGGAGACCTTTGATTCCCAGTTTAATCAAATCTACTG CGAAGGCCAGTTCAGACTCAGTTCCAGCTGTGTCCTCCCAAAAATCCGCTGTCATTCCTTCTCTGGTGATCCCCGCACGCCGGGAAGATGACATCTTGTTCCAGTGGCGTTTAAGGAGAAAGATTGAGCAGGCCAGGGAGTGGCCTCCGTCCCTGCAAAACTCAAGTCTTCATGGTCCTACATTTAGCTGGCAAGCTCCCAATTTAAGCCATCCCTCAGCCAGTGGACAGGCTTACAAG CAACACCAGAGTACCCAACCTCCTGAATTGTCACACAAAGCTACACATCCTCACATCACTAATCCCCAGCCACAAACTGAAAAGGGCAATGGATCATGTCCCCCAGCTTCAGGTCCACCTCACTTCCCTGCCTTTGCCCTCTCTGGCCCTTCAGGCTCTCACCCACAGACTGTTGCCCACGTTCCTGCCCACATGCATTTACTCTGTGATGTCTTGCCCTGTCccatcaaaacaaacatttcagacAGTATGGCTGAGTCTCAGACCAAAGTTGTCCGTAAAAAGACCCAAGTCCCTGGACACTCAACGAACACCTTCACTGATGAGCCTGTTCGTGTGCCATCCCCACCGCCTGCTTCATCTGGAGCTATACAAAGAGAGCAGCGTAATCACGACACAAGATCTGTGAGAAACAAGACCGAGAAAGCCCAGCCAAGACAGTCAGAGAAGAATGAGAAGAACACAGTGACGTCCAACACAAAGCAGAAGACAACAAG ATATACTGTGAATATGGAACATGCTGATGGTCCTGGCTCTACAAACAGGAGATCTTCACATCAAAGAGTTTCTGAAAAGGTCAGGCCGAGGgcagaacaacagcaacaggagGGAAGCCAGGGGTTTTCCAGGGAGAGCTGCACTGGCGATAATGCGCCACCCCCTTCTCCAATCCACACTGCCTTAGGACAG GTAGTTTCAGAGGTATTGTTCCCCACGCTGGTGTCATCGCCTGCACAGAGGACCCTTGACTCGTCGGTTTCTCCTCCTTGCACTTCCCCTGCACCTCCACAATCTTCAGTTCCTCCATGCAAAGCACAAAACTCTGTAGAGGTCATttcacagctgctgcaagaaGCTGAAG attcagatgaaAAAGAGTTTGAAGATGACCCTTTATTACAAGTCCTCCGCAAGCAGAGAAAATGGGTGAAGGAGCAGATCag tcAAGTGGACTCTATGTTGAATGGATTCCTGGAGGAGCGACAAGTTACTTGA
- the lin37 gene encoding protein lin-37 homolog: MHHVKIKTERPDIEGAGARSRLDAVLKGLVERSENEREQNEGDTGKISADSLNKDLSPSSAGKRPSARFPQHRRKKRKEMDEGIPESNQHKQNAYIIKLFDRSVDLAQFNTSTPLYPICRAWMRNNPSVRVPPASPSPPHSMVEEELTDMMNGKAQNVYRLPPPTSCPVSTSGEPINLRIPQTEKPTVTKLTDSVPLSGALICDHMERWKKIRQKWKECSNKNQLRYSESIKILKEMKDLYDR, encoded by the exons ATGCACCACGTCAAGATCAAGACTGAAAGGCCAG ACATAGAGGGGGCTGGTGCACGCAGCAGATTGGATGCTGTGTTAAAGGGACTCGTAGAGAGGAGTGAGAATGAAAG GGAGCAAAATGAGGGTGATACTGGAAAAATATCAGCGGACTCCTTAAACAA GGATTTGTCTCCATCGTCTGCTGGAAAAAG GCCATCAGCTCGATTTCCACAGCACCGGAGGAAGAAGCGAAAAGAGATGGATGAGGGCATACCAGAGAGCAATCAGCACAAACAAA ATGCTTACATTATTAAGTTGTTTGATCGCAGTGTGGATCTGGCTCAGTTCAACACCAGCACCCCTCTGTATCCTATCTGCCGTGCCTGGATGAGAAACAATCCTTCTGTCCGAGTGCCACCTGCTTCCCCAAGCCCTCCACACAGCATGGTGGAGGAAGAG CTTACAGACATGATGAATGGTAAAGCCCAGAATGTGTACAGACTCCCTCCTCCGACATCCTGTCCTGTCAGCACGTCTGGTGAACCCATCAATCTCAGGATCCCACAGACTGAAAAACCTACTGTTACCAAG TTAACAGATTCAGTTCCTCTATCAGGTGCTCTCATATGTGACCACATGGAACGTTGGAAAAAGATAAGGCAAAA ATGGAAGGAGTGCTCTAACAAGAACCAGTTACGATACAGCGAGAGTATCAAGATCCTTAAGGAGATGAAGGACCTCTACGATCGCTAA